In Salvelinus fontinalis isolate EN_2023a chromosome 25, ASM2944872v1, whole genome shotgun sequence, one genomic interval encodes:
- the LOC129822907 gene encoding ATP-binding cassette sub-family D member 3-like isoform X1, producing the protein MAAVSKYLTAKNSSIAGGVLLALCILKQRRRGEKSSGKKGSSELVLSKEDKAAKKDRAAVDYVFFLRISKILRIMVPRWFCKETGYLLFIAAMLVTRTYCDVWMIQNGTMIESAIIVRNNADFKNYLFKCCKAMPIFALVNNLLKLGLNELKLKFRERLTKHLYDEYLKGYTYYKMGNLDNRIANADQLLTQDVEKFCNSVVDLYSNLSKPLLDIGLYIFKLTSSIGAQGPSSMMAYLLISGLFLTRLRKPIGKMTVIEQRYEGEYRYVNSRLITNSEEIAFYNGNMREKQTIHSTFKKLVDHLHKFIFFRFSMGFVDSMIAKYMATVVGYLVVSRPFLNLSDPRHMNSTQAELMEDYYQSGRMLLSLAQALGRIVLAGRDMTRLSGFTMRITELRKVLKELNSGKYERTMVSHQNKESLGVERVTLVPGSGQIINVDHIIKFEHTPLATPNGDVLIKDLTFEVRSGTNVLVCGPNGCGKSSLFRVLGELWPLFGGQLTKPERGKLFYVPQRPYMTIGTLRDQVIYPDTYEEQKRKGISDQVLKEYLGNVQLGHILDREGTWDTVQDWMDVLSGGEKQRMAMARLFYHKPQFAILDECTSAVSVDVEDFIYSHCRTVGITLFTVSHRKSLWKHHEYYLHMDGRGNYDFKPITEETIEFGS; encoded by the exons ATGGCAGCCGTCAGTAAATACCTGACAGCTAAAAACTCCTCAATAGCTGGGGGAGTCCTACTCGCTTTATGCATCCTGAAgcaaagaagaagaggagagaagtcAAGCGG TAAAAAAGGGAGCTCAGAACTGGTATTGAGCAAGGAA GACAAAGCAGCTAAGAAAGACCGGGCGGCGGTGGACTATGTCTTCTTCCTCAGAATCAGCAAGATCCTCCGGATCATGGTGCCTCGGTGGTTCTGCAAAGAG ACTGGATACCTTCTCTTCATCGCTGCTATGCTGGTGACCCGGACATACTGTGACGTATGGATGATCCAGAACGGAACCATGATTGAAAG TGCAATTATCGTTCGCAACAACGCAGATTTCAAGAACTACTTGTTCAAGTGTTGCAAAGCTATGCCAATT TTTGCCTTGGTGAATAACCTCTTGAAGCTGGGTCTGAACGAGCTGAAGCTGAAGTTCAGAGAGAGGCTGACCAAACATCTCTACGACGAGTACCTCAA AGGATATACATACTACAAAATGGGCAACCTGGATAATCGCATCGCCAACGCTGACCAGCTGCTGACTCAAGATGTAGAGAAGTTTTGTAACAGTGTGGTTGACCTCTACTCCAATCTCAGCAAG CCTCTCTTGGACATTGGACTGTACATCTTCAAGCTGACGTCTTCCATCGGAGCCCAG GGCCCATCGAGTATGATGGCCTACCTGCTGATCTCAGGCCTGTTCCTGACCAGACTGCGGAAGCCCATCGGTAAGATGACTGTCATTGAGCAGCGCTACGAGGGAGAGTACCGATATGTCAACTCACGACTCATCACCAACAG TGAGGAGATTGCCTTCTACAATGGCAacatgagagagaaacagacaattCATTCAACATTTAAGAAACTG GTCGACCATTTGCACAAGTTCATCTTCTTCCGCTTCTCTATGGGCTTTGTAGACAGCATGATCGCCAAGT ACATGGCCACCGTGGTGGGCTACCTGGTGGTGAGTCGGCCCTTCCTCAATCTGTCCGACCCCCGCCACATGAACAGCACCCAAGCTGAGCTGATGGAAGACTATTACCAGAGTGGCAGGATGCTACTGAGTCTGGCCCAGGCTCTGGGAAGGATTGTACTGGCTGGCAGAGATATGACCAGGCTTTCCGG GTTCACCATGCGTATCACTGAGCTCAGGAAGGTCCTGAAAGAACTGAACTCTGGGAAATACGAGCGTACCATGGTCTCCCATCAGAACAAAGAATCATTAGGTGTAGAAAGAGTCACACTGGTCCCGGGCAGCGGACAGATCATCAACGTAGACCACATCATCAA GTTTGAACACACACCACTAGCAACACCCAATGGAGATGTCCTGATCAAGGACCTGACCTTTGAA gTGCGGTCTGGTACCAACGTGTTAGTGTGTGGGCCCAATGGCTGTGGCAAGAGCTCACTCTTCAGAGTACTGGGAGAG CTCTGGCCTCTGTTCGGAGGGCAGCTGACCAAGCCTGAGCGAGGGAAGCTATTCTACGTTCCTCAG AGACCCTACATGACCATTGGCACGCTGAGGGATCAGGTGATCTACCCTGACACCTATGAGGAGCAAAAGAGGAAAGGCATCTCTGACCAGGTGCTGAAGGAGTACCTGGGCAACGTCCAGTTAGGTCACATCCTGGACAGAGAGGGGACTTGGGACACCGTGCAGGACTGGATGGATGTCCTCAGTggaggagagaagcagaggatGGCG ATGGCAAGGTTGTTCTACCACAAACCTCAGTTTGCCATCTTGGATGAGTGCACCAGTGCTGTGAGTGTAGATGTGGAAGATTTCATCTACAGTCACTGCAGAACG GTTGGCATCACTCTGTTCACTGTCTCTCACAGAAAGTCTTTGTGGAAACACCATGAG TACTACCTTCACATGGACGGAAGAGGGAACTACGACTTCAAACCTATCACTGAGGAGACCATAGAGTTCGGCTCCTAG
- the LOC129822907 gene encoding ATP-binding cassette sub-family D member 3-like isoform X2: MAAVSKYLTAKNSSIAGGVLLALCILKQRRRGEKSSGKKGSSELVLSKEDKAAKKDRAAVDYVFFLRISKILRIMVPRWFCKETGYLLFIAAMLVTRTYCDVWMIQNGTMIESAIIVRNNADFKNYLFKCCKAMPIFALVNNLLKLGLNELKLKFRERLTKHLYDEYLKGYTYYKMGNLDNRIANADQLLTQDVEKFCNSVVDLYSNLSKPLLDIGLYIFKLTSSIGAQGPSSMMAYLLISGLFLTRLRKPIGKMTVIEQRYEGEYRYVNSRLITNSEEIAFYNGNMREKQTIHSTFKKLVDHLHKFIFFRFSMGFVDSMIAKYMATVVGYLVVSRPFLNLSDPRHMNSTQAELMEDYYQSGRMLLSLAQALGRIVLAGRDMTRLSGFTMRITELRKVLKELNSGKYERTMVSHQNKESLGVERVTLVPGSGQIINVDHIIKFEHTPLATPNGDVLIKDLTFEVRSGTNVLVCGPNGCGKSSLFRVLGELWPLFGGQLTKPERGKLFYVPQRPYMTPDFFHLIVETVHDS; this comes from the exons ATGGCAGCCGTCAGTAAATACCTGACAGCTAAAAACTCCTCAATAGCTGGGGGAGTCCTACTCGCTTTATGCATCCTGAAgcaaagaagaagaggagagaagtcAAGCGG TAAAAAAGGGAGCTCAGAACTGGTATTGAGCAAGGAA GACAAAGCAGCTAAGAAAGACCGGGCGGCGGTGGACTATGTCTTCTTCCTCAGAATCAGCAAGATCCTCCGGATCATGGTGCCTCGGTGGTTCTGCAAAGAG ACTGGATACCTTCTCTTCATCGCTGCTATGCTGGTGACCCGGACATACTGTGACGTATGGATGATCCAGAACGGAACCATGATTGAAAG TGCAATTATCGTTCGCAACAACGCAGATTTCAAGAACTACTTGTTCAAGTGTTGCAAAGCTATGCCAATT TTTGCCTTGGTGAATAACCTCTTGAAGCTGGGTCTGAACGAGCTGAAGCTGAAGTTCAGAGAGAGGCTGACCAAACATCTCTACGACGAGTACCTCAA AGGATATACATACTACAAAATGGGCAACCTGGATAATCGCATCGCCAACGCTGACCAGCTGCTGACTCAAGATGTAGAGAAGTTTTGTAACAGTGTGGTTGACCTCTACTCCAATCTCAGCAAG CCTCTCTTGGACATTGGACTGTACATCTTCAAGCTGACGTCTTCCATCGGAGCCCAG GGCCCATCGAGTATGATGGCCTACCTGCTGATCTCAGGCCTGTTCCTGACCAGACTGCGGAAGCCCATCGGTAAGATGACTGTCATTGAGCAGCGCTACGAGGGAGAGTACCGATATGTCAACTCACGACTCATCACCAACAG TGAGGAGATTGCCTTCTACAATGGCAacatgagagagaaacagacaattCATTCAACATTTAAGAAACTG GTCGACCATTTGCACAAGTTCATCTTCTTCCGCTTCTCTATGGGCTTTGTAGACAGCATGATCGCCAAGT ACATGGCCACCGTGGTGGGCTACCTGGTGGTGAGTCGGCCCTTCCTCAATCTGTCCGACCCCCGCCACATGAACAGCACCCAAGCTGAGCTGATGGAAGACTATTACCAGAGTGGCAGGATGCTACTGAGTCTGGCCCAGGCTCTGGGAAGGATTGTACTGGCTGGCAGAGATATGACCAGGCTTTCCGG GTTCACCATGCGTATCACTGAGCTCAGGAAGGTCCTGAAAGAACTGAACTCTGGGAAATACGAGCGTACCATGGTCTCCCATCAGAACAAAGAATCATTAGGTGTAGAAAGAGTCACACTGGTCCCGGGCAGCGGACAGATCATCAACGTAGACCACATCATCAA GTTTGAACACACACCACTAGCAACACCCAATGGAGATGTCCTGATCAAGGACCTGACCTTTGAA gTGCGGTCTGGTACCAACGTGTTAGTGTGTGGGCCCAATGGCTGTGGCAAGAGCTCACTCTTCAGAGTACTGGGAGAG CTCTGGCCTCTGTTCGGAGGGCAGCTGACCAAGCCTGAGCGAGGGAAGCTATTCTACGTTCCTCAG AGACCCTACATGACCCCTGACTTCTTCCATCTTATTGTAGAGACCGTACATGACTCCTGA